The following nucleotide sequence is from Deltaproteobacteria bacterium.
CCAAGTACCGTTTCCGCTCGGCCCGTAACGTGGTCGATGAAATCGAGACCCTTGTGGACCGTTACGGCGTGGATTTCATCGGATTCGTGGACGACAACATGATGGCCTCTGAAAAGCGGCTCCTCGAGTTCTGCGACCTCATGGAGAAGAAAAAGTTCCCCCTGACCTGGGGCTGCCACGGACGGGTTACGAGCGCAAAAACAGAAATCCTCGAGCACATGGCCGAGGCGGGTTGTGTGTGGATCGGTTATGGGATTGAATCCGGAAGCCAGAGAATGCTGGACGCCATGAACAAGAAGGCGACAGTGGATAAGGCGAAGCAGGCCATCCGGAACACCAGGAAAGCCGGCATTTTCGCCAATACCACCTTCATTTTCGGTTATCCGGGCGAGACCTTGGAGAGCATACAGGAGACGATCGATTTCAAGCGGGAGATGGGGATCGAATGCGGTTCCTTCTTCGCTACACCCTATCCCGGGGCACCGCTTTACGAACAGGTGCGGCACCTGATTCGGGACGAAGAGGCCTTTGTGAACACCCTCGGAAACGCAACGGACTTTTCCATCAATCTTACCGATTTCGATGATAAAACCCTTTTTCGTTTGAAAAAGGCAATGGACGAGAACAAGGACGTTCTATAAAAGCCGTTCGCCGGGCGACAGGCGCCTTACCGACACTCCATGCCTGGATTGAAAGAGGTCTAGAAATATGAGAGATTATACCCGGATGGACCGATACCTTGATTTCCTGGAATCGGAAGTATACCCGGAACCCTGCTCCGAAATCCACGACCATATCACCGGACAGGTATTCGATCGGTTCATTGCTCCCAATGCCGAAAAGATCGAGTCCGCTCTTGACGTGGGATGCGGACAAGGACTGGCCCTTGGCCGGTTTAAATCATTGGGGATCGAGGCAATCGGGATTACCCTTGGAAACGAAGACTACAAAGAATGCATCAAGCGCGGATACAGGGTCAAACGAATGGATCAATCTTTTCTCGATCTTCCGGCCCATAGCTTCGATCTCCTTTACGCCCGCCACGTGCTTGAACACTCCCCCTTTCCGTTGCTCACCCTCTTCGAGTTCAACAGGGTCATGAAAGAAAAGGCATACGCCTACATCGAGGTCCCATGGGCCGAATCCATTCATGCCGACAACCCCAATCATTACAGCATACTGGGGAAGAGGTCCTGGCTTCACCTCTTCAGAAAGGCCCGGTTCTCTGTGTTGAAGGATGTCGTGGTCGATTTCAAGTTGATCGACGGAACGCCAGACGAGTACTGGGGTTGGTGGCTGCAAAAATCCGAGGATCTTCCCTTCACTTCGCCGGAGATATGAAATGAAAAACGTAGGACTCCTGGTGATCTAAAAATGAAGCTCCGATATTGGAAGAGACCCTAAAAGCGAATACTCGATATATAAAGGAAATATACGCCCTTTACGGCGGTGATGATGAAACCGAGAAAATATTGGACAAATTCAGGGAGGTCAAATTCTATATTAATGAGCGTGATGTTTTGTCAAAAACGGATGCTGATTTTAAAAAGGCCGACGAGAATCGATTTGTGATAAAGGACGGAATAAGAGGCGTGGTTTTACGTGAAATCCTCAAGCACTGTAAGGTGGGGGACTGGGTTACGCTTATGCATGGGGATGAGATCTTTTACCACGACCCCAACGCGGCTGCGGCACTTGCCGTCATTAGTGAGCACAATACAATAGTGTGGTTTGCTTGTCACTTTTTCCTGACTCCTTATG
It contains:
- a CDS encoding methyltransferase domain-containing protein, with the protein product MRDYTRMDRYLDFLESEVYPEPCSEIHDHITGQVFDRFIAPNAEKIESALDVGCGQGLALGRFKSLGIEAIGITLGNEDYKECIKRGYRVKRMDQSFLDLPAHSFDLLYARHVLEHSPFPLLTLFEFNRVMKEKAYAYIEVPWAESIHADNPNHYSILGKRSWLHLFRKARFSVLKDVVVDFKLIDGTPDEYWGWWLQKSEDLPFTSPEI